The genomic window AATACTTACCTGAATGGTTTCTTAGGTGTTTCTAAATTCCTAGGTTTGCAGTCTTGAGGTGAGAAGGACATTTAAAACCTCCCCGTAACTATTCACAGCCTCTGCTCCTATCCCTTGCTTTTCAGTTGAAAGAGGAAAATGCAGGAAAGAGTAATTCTGCCACAGCTCTAACTGTCCTTATGTAGGGATGGGCCTCAGGTTCATGATGGCTCAGAACAGGAAGACGCTGAAATGGCAGTGctagagaaagcagaagaaacctCCCTCCCCCTGTCTCAGACTGCTGGACCGCTCGAGTCAAAGGAAGGGGTGGCTAAATGTGGGGGTGCCTGGAAGACTCAATCTTGATGTGTGTTCAGAGACTCTGGCCTGAGAGTTAACAGTAATGTGTCAACTGGGATCTAAGtatacaggaaaaaagaaaaagaaaggtaatgTAAGCTGAGGAAGAAATGTTTCCCGGCTCTTCTTGTTATCTTTGAAATGCACGCTTCTCTTTTCTCACAAGGGAGTATTAATCTCCCATTACATCATGTCGATAGGAGTCTCTAAAATTGGTTTAGAACACGTGTGCTTCTGGAATGATCCAACGAAAAGTAGTTGTATGCAGAAAGAACTTGGTGCTTGTATCAGAAAGCAGGCGATCTGAAGTGGCCTTCTGTTTTGCTGTCACACGCAGCTCGCCTCATGTCTGGAGCAGAGCCATGCAGCTCACTGTTGGATGTGCATGACTCAGCTCCAGGGGTGTGACTCATTCTTTTCTGGGGAGAGTGCTGCCGAAACTGGGTCATCACTTCACCTCAGCTTATACGGACTCTGAAGTGTGTGGCTGTGCAGAACGGCCCTGCATAGAAAAACCACAGGAAGTATGTGCTGTTATAAATTCTCAGCCTTGCAAACTCAGTCATAAAGAGAGCGGGTACTCCAGACCTCTGAGACACCAGGTGTTTAGCATCTgtccatgcctctgcttgccagTGCCACCCAACACCACACTGCAGCACCTTGTTTTTGTGATGGAGTTATAATAGAATTTAATTTATCTTAATTATAgccatcctcagtgaggtaagATGAAATGGCAAAGgagttttaatttacttttcctTGATTGCCAAGGctattgaaacttttttttcttaagaagaaacatttaattttgcTTCTTGTCTTAAGGGAGGGAAACAGTCCTCCCAAGTGTGGAGACATGGAGACCGGAGTAGAAGGTGGCCCATTCTGTCGGTTGCAGTTAGGGAGCAGAGATGATATATCTATTAGTGaggttgttttcttgatgttttggtttttaagttctttatatactttggttATTTGTCCTCTATTGGATCTATAGCTGGCAAACATTCTTATTGatttaatgtgtttgttttaaactAGTTTTGGACTATAAAATAATAGTTCACTCCATTTCTGACAGCACTTAATTCTGAGTGACTCTCCCATTTTAAATGTCAGAGCTTTTCTGCGTTGACTTTGAGATACTTATTTGGGTGTTCTTGAACATCTATTACTTATTATGTACCATTTCCTATGGTACTTACACTTACTAAAGTTGCTGGTACTCAAGCCTGATGTTCCTGGCTCACAGGGAGACACAGCTGATACCTGCTTGCCAGTGAACATAGTATCTCTGGGGCTTAAGGAAGCAGCTTGCATTTgctttgaagaaaagaaagacagtacTCCTCTCGAGGCATGCAGTGCACAGCTTAAACTTCCTTTCCCTTGAAGATTTTCTCCAGATTTTCCAGGAAGGATTCCAGGGAGGAATGTCTGCTGGAAGTTGCTTAAAGACTTCTCGGTCAACACCCAAGTGCGGTCCAACACTTCAATAAAGAAGAGTTCCATCATCTTAAAGACATGTTAATACATGCTATAATTCTGgttttccatttatatttttagaGTGTGCCATGATGGAAGGAAGCCTCATACTATAAGATTAGTCATCCGTCGGTATTCTCCGAAACACTGTAACCGCGAGAGTCGTCAGTGCCCGATTCCATCCCATGTCATTCAGAAGCTGGGGACAGGTATGGGCTAGTTTTCTAAGACTGTGATTGGCATACTGACCGCTTCAAAAAGTAAGCTTTGAATTTGAAACACACtatataaaagtattttcatgtgattttcaaaaattactttAATTTTACCAGgcattaactttaaaaaaacgTTTTAATAGATAATAAAAGTAAATTCTCAGTTATTCACTCAGTAAATCCTTAACTAAAAATATATCCCAACTTCAAAGGGTACAAAACTAAAATAACTGTGTAGAATACATTTAGTAAATATTGTCAAATTTCCAATGACCCCAATTTAGATTTTAGTTTCTTAATATAAGTCATGTAAATATTGTTATGATTTGAATTCATATTAGGATGCAGTTGCTTATTATATCCTTCAACATCTACTTAGGAAATTATGATGCGGTGACTCCTCTGGTTGACATCCTTATGAAACTCTTCCGAAATATGGTGAACGTGAAGCTGCCGTTTCACCTGACTCTTCTCAGTGTGTGCTTCTGCAACCTGAAAGCACTGAGTGCCGCTAAGAAGGGGCCCATGGATTTCTATTTAACATCGTCCCTGTCAACCACGGCCCACTCCGGCAAGCGCAGTTTTGTGAGTATACTCTTACTTCACCGCTGTGGCTCAAAACGCCCTGCACATTTGTATTTAGTGCAATTTGGAGATTCTTTGTGGTGTCACTGTTTGGACGACCTACCTGTTTGTAGTTCCTATTACAGGATGGCCGCTGGCCTGAAATATATCGTAATCTAAGAGGCAGGGTAAGCATCAGAATAAAAGAGACAAGCAGTCTGGCGCTTCTGTTCGGGAAGTGTCAACACATTTTCTAGAGGAATATAAGAATATTGTGAATTGTCTTATAGATATAAACATATCTGGAAATTAATTACTATTGCGTTAAGTTTGGGATAGTATAATAATTGTTCAGCTGTAATTGAGTGTGTGGACATTTTATGATGCATAAAATTGGAAGGGATATTCAAATGcaaaaaatgagggctggagagatagctccgAGGTTTAAGCAGGGGCTGCTCCCCAGTTCAAGTCCCAGCCTACATAGTGGCTCATAATCACCTGTAgcatgagatttggtgccctcttctggcctgcagggatacatgcaggcagaaaatgTATGCATAATAAACAAAACCATTTGCACGCCAcacacgcgtgtacacacacacacacacacatacacacacacacacacatacacacacacacctcagagctatctctccagccctcaaatatattattttttaaagcataacAGTACACTTATATAAAACTTAAATACTCTCAAGTTTGcacaatttttcttaaaatttttgcaTTTGAATTTCCCTtccagttttatgcatcataagATGTCCACACACTCAATTACAGCTGAACAATTATTATACTATCCCAGTATTAACGCAATAGTATCATTGTATCATTTAGTTTATAGAATTGGCTGTTGAACCACATGATTGTTGAGGTCCTTTCCTTATGCATATTTTGTCTCCTACTCAGTGCTAACTAGCAAGGAAAATATGAATACCATGATAAACGACACAGTCGTGTAACTAACTGCTACCTGGCCCTGGCAACAAAAGACTGAAGGTATTGAGCAGGTTGAAATTGCTTGTGAGTTGTTAGTTGCAGGGATGCATCAGCATCAGTGATATTTCAGGTGTGTAGACTCCTAAATTCTGCTGTTCTCCTTGTGTTCCAGAAAGTTAAAGACACCCACAACGACGACGTTtacaaggaaaaagaagcaaactggGAGCGTCTACCAAGTAGAAGAATTGAGAGTTCAAGAGCCGGGAAGTCTCCATCAGATGCTCCGTGTGTTTCTAAAGACAGAGACACGAGTGACTTTCCCCTCCCGGCACTTCCTGAGGGTGTTGACCATGAAGTCTTTAAGCAACTTCCAGCAGACATTCAAGAAGAAATCCTCTCTGTGAAATCTGGAGAAAATCTTCAAGAGAAAGGAAGTTTAAGCTGTGCACTGCATGCCTCGAGAGGAgtactgtctttcttttcttcaaagcAAATGCAAGCTGCTTCCTTAAGCCCCAGAGATACTATGTTCACTGGCAAGCAGGTATCAGCTGTGTCTCCCTGTGAGCCAGGAACATCAGGCTTGAGTACCAGCACCTCCCACCCACCCTGTGGAAAGGATTGTTCCTATTATATAGATAATCGCTTAAAAGATGAACGCATGAGCCAAGGACCTAGAGAGTCTCAAGGATTCCACTTTTCCAATACAAATCCTACTGTTTCagtttttcattcatttccaAATTTGCAGAGTGAACAACTTTTCTCCAAACACCGCCCAGCAGACAGCCCCAGGCAGACAGTTGCCACCACCTCTCATCAAGGACTAGGAGAGAACAGAGAGCAAGATTCCGCTGATGACAGAATATCTTTCCCGCCTGACATTGATCCTCAGGTTTTCTATGAGCTACCAGAAGAGGTCCAAAGGGAACTGATGGAGGAGTGGAAGACGGCAGGAGCCGATTTCCAATCTGTACACAAATAAGCGTGCTCAGGAAGAGGTCCAGGAAGCAAGGGAGGCATCGTTCTCAGATTAGCTTTCCATAAGCTCTTCTTAATTAAACACTAAAGTTCGATGATGCAGAAATCCTAGTATAAGATGTTCCAGACAAAGCAGGAATGGGTGCAGGAAGTAAGTTCTAGTGTAAAGGGGAAAAATATCCATAATGTGATAAAAATGCTATCTTCCTGTTATTTCTACAGCTGTTTTAtaccattttcaaataaaaagaatatcatGGTCAACAGTAGACTATTACCGTAGGTTGTGGGACAGATGCTTTACGCCTGCAAGCAAACTACACTCATCACAGCATCTCAATGCTATAGGAAAGAACAggatttagttttttgttttttgtttttgtgtgtgttaactGTGCTGTGTCTCAAAGTCAGTCCATAACATCCAAATAGTAAATAATTGTGTCAGTTTCAAAAGGCAAATCTTTGGCCAGATTACTACGTATAATTTAAAAGTTGACttgatttttgattttgaaataatgTCCTACTGTATAACCCAGACCAGCCTCAAttttgtgatccttctgcctcagacccTGGGTTTTTGAGACTACATCTGTGTGCACAAATCAACTTTTGAAGAATTTACTTtgtgtgttcagtgtgtgtgtatgtgtgtgtgtgtttgtatgcatatgtgtttgtgtgtgtgtctgtgtgtgagttcatgaaagccagaaagggGCATGTAATCCCTTTAGGTTGGAGTTGCATGTTTCTTTGTGAGCTACCAACTATTGGAACTGGAGTCTGAACGCTAGTCCTCTGATAGAGCTGTagacactcttaaccactaagccatctctccatccccatcattggcttttaaaatagcaattattGATTTTTCACAGTTAGAGCATACCACAGTGCATTTACAACATTGTGGCCTGTTAACCTTAGGGATTGTAGGTGAGAGAGGATTATATgttgtagagcagtggttctcaacttacCTAATACTGTGACCTTTATTATGgtccctcatgctgtggtgacccgagccataaaattatttttgttgctacttcataactaattttgctaatttataaattataatgtaaatatctgtgtttttcagtgGTCTAGCTAACCCCTGTGAAAGTCTCTTAACACACAAAGGGGTTGCAATGGTCCACATGTTGAGAACATCTGTGTGGAGGATAGTGGAAAGGGGTAGCCATCCACATGTTGAGAGCCTCTGTGTGGAGGATAGGAAAGGGGTAGCCAGCCACATGTTGAGAGCCTCTGTGTGGAGGATAGTGGCGGAAGGAACATTATTTGCAATTATTAAGGTAAACATGGACATTAGGGATGCAAAGCGGTGGGCCTGTTAACACTATTAACAAAGTCTATTTCCTTGTAGGCGATCTATAGGGTCTAGATGGATAATgatcttttgttgttttcataTCCTGTATATTTGGACATGATACTAGATACATCAAAAACAAAGAGATTATTACTAAGTTATGGGTATTCTTTTTCTCCCATGATTATTTTACTTATCTCTTTCCTGGCCAAATTAAAAACTAGATTTATGATTGAGGATCCTAAATTTTAAGGCTGTTTCTGGAATACCAACGTGTCTGTCAGCACTGGTTTAGAGGGGTCCTTTTAAAGGTTATAATTTTTACAAATAcagtctagaacagtggttctcaacttgtgggtctcaGTCTCTACCTAATCTCTCTTCATCTCCTAAATTCAGGCATGTACTAATTTGCCCGGTAGTTTGAGATTAGCTAAAACTATTTACCTATCTGTACTCAAGAATCCGAAGTTGTTCCCCAGCAACTATTCAGAACAAATACAGTCTTAGCTCATCGAAGGAGTAGCGTTTCACTTTTtgccaatttattttttatttgttgctttttttttactaGATTATTAAGTAATATGTAGGTGTCTTTcggcatgtatgtgtatgtaccatgTGCAAATCTCGGACATGTGGGATTCAGAATagggtgccagatcctctggagctggaggtaaAGGTGGTCggctgcaagagcaacaagagtaGTTAGTGGCCAAGACATCGCTCCAGCCcaccattttattttgatttggtaTGTGGGGTAGGTAGTTGATGGACATGCAAGGTCTAGAGGGATATGATTCCATACGATGGAGAGGTATGGAGATGggggcaggaagctgagagacctcATCTTCAAATGTAAACAGAATCACAGGTGAGGTGAGGCCTGTTTCCAGTGACATAATTCCAGCAGCAAGGCCTTGCCTCCTTAACATTCTCAAACAGTGGCACCAGCAGGTGTctaagtgttcaaatgcctgagcccATCAGAGGCATTTCtaactcaaaccaccacagtcggGATCCCTGTGCACATCTTAACCCTAGCTTCTAACATCCTGCAGAGACAGGATGCTTGCTGCAGCTTGCTGCCTTCTTGCCTAGCTAAGAAGTTCAGGAGGTCaaggagagactctgcctcaaaggaatGGGCAGAGAGTATTAGAAGcacctgatgccctcttgtggcctccttgcacagataacacacaccttgaacacacatgcccatgtattcacagacatgcacataaagTCTTAAATGTATtgtgtgccgggcggtggtggaccacgcctttaatcccagcactcgggaggcagaggcaggcggatctctgtgagttcgaggccagcctggcctacaagagctagttccaggacaggaaccaaaaagctacgtagaaaccctgtctcgaaaatttaaaaaaaaaaatgtattgtgaATGAAGCATGTGTAACCTTGGCTGAGAACAGATTCAAAACACCATGCGTGACCTGTTCCAGTGCGGAAGTGGCTGTATGAACTCTTGTagtcacagaacaaaagaagCTCACAAACCAGTGTTTTTAGAAATCACTTGGTGAGCTCATTAAGTTCATTGGCTCCAAAGCCGGGGAGATTGCTCAGTTTCCGAAACTGCAACATTCTTCGCCttttgattggatttgaggcctgctgAGTTTAGGAATATATCGGGAGACATTCATTAGACATGAGATTGTTAGACTCAAAAGCTAGATAATTGGCTATTAAAGGCCTAGGATAATCCAAGACATTTTTGGCTCTCAGCTTTAATGTTGATATTCTAGTCAGTTATGATCAGGTGGTCTGCAGGGTTTTCACTATGGTTTTCCCAAGAACGTCAATCCAGATTAGATTATTGTAGCATGAAAAAtaagaacccagagacagatattgaggttcaacctgaagatcaggaaagcaaagcagctagccaACTGACTTTCACCACTACCTCAGACCGAAAATggatgagatcctgtctcgaatCCTGAAGACTCCACATCCCACACTCTACACTATACTGCACTGAATCCCTGTCTCTTCTcccttatactcctctctctgcccagccatatcattcccgtctccacctccctagtgctgggattaaaggcatggaatCCCAGTGCTTTGAGCTCTTTttctcttgtgtagcccagggtggccttgaactcacagagatccagccgcctctgtctcctgaatcctgggattaaaggtgtatgccaccactccctggcttgTATGGGGTCTGGAGAAATGTGAGCCAGCTACCCAAGAAGAGAGATGCTAGCAAGCCACTGACAGAACAGGATGCCAGAACACCTAAGGTAAACTCCTTGGCAATGTGGCAGtacacaaattattaaaaatgggttaatttataagtGAGAACTAGCCACTAATAAGCGTAAGCCATCAGCCAAGCAATTACAACTAATattagcctctgagtgattatttcataagcGACTGCAGGAACCAACGGGTGGGAAAGAAACCGGTCCAGCGagaccaggtgagacagaaaaaaagacatttggtTACAGACCACAGTTGAGAatgaatagtttttattttaaattatggggGCTATTACTTGGTCATATCTCATGGGACAATTGTGTGAGTCCCATATCTGGGCATCTTGTTTTGTTAGCAGGTACAATTCACTGCACAACTACACTCCAGACTGGCCGTTTGAGTAGGGCACATGGGCCACTAGTGGTCAGG from Microtus pennsylvanicus isolate mMicPen1 chromosome 4, mMicPen1.hap1, whole genome shotgun sequence includes these protein-coding regions:
- the Poli gene encoding DNA polymerase iota isoform X3, which codes for MDLDCFYAQVEMISNPELKDKPLGVQQKYLVVTCNYEARKLGVKKLMSVRDAKEKCPQLVLVNGEDLSRYREMSYKVTELLEEFSPVVERLGFDENFVDLTETVEKRLQQLPRDEIPSVTVSGHVYNNQGECFPLASVTGAVNLHNITHVRLAVGSQIAAEMREAMYSQLELTGCAGVAPNKLLAKLVSGVFKPNQQTVLLPESCQDLIHSLNHIKEIPGIGYKTAKRLEVLGINSVHDLQTFPIKTLEMELGISAAQRIQKLSFGEDSSPVTPSGPPQSFSEEDTFKKCSSEAEAKTKIEELLSSLLNRVCHDGRKPHTIRLVIRRYSPKHCNRESRQCPIPSHVIQKLGTGNYDAVTPLVDILMKLFRNMVNVKLPFHLTLLSVCFCNLKALSAAKKGPMDFYLTSSLSTTAHSGKRSFKVKDTHNDDVYKEKEANWERLPSRRIESSRAGKSPSDAPCVSKDRDTSDFPLPALPEGVDHEVFKQLPADIQEEILSVKSGENLQEKGSLSCALHASRGVLSFFSSKQMQAASLSPRDTMFTGKQVSAVSPCEPGTSGLSTSTSHPPCGKDCSYYIDNRLKDERMSQGPRESQGFHFSNTNPTVSVFHSFPNLQSEQLFSKHRPADSPRQTVATTSHQGLGENREQDSADDRISFPPDIDPQVFYELPEEVQRELMEEWKTAGADFQSVHK
- the Poli gene encoding DNA polymerase iota isoform X1: MGVEAEEEGGPAEEEVATRAMEPLDAGAAGSSRAVFDQGVPTRISSARVIVHMDLDCFYAQVEMISNPELKDKPLGVQQKYLVVTCNYEARKLGVKKLMSVRDAKEKCPQLVLVNGEDLSRYREMSYKVTELLEEFSPVVERLGFDENFVDLTETVEKRLQQLPRDEIPSVTVSGHVYNNQGECFPLASVTGAVNLHNITHVRLAVGSQIAAEMREAMYSQLELTGCAGVAPNKLLAKLVSGVFKPNQQTVLLPESCQDLIHSLNHIKEIPGIGYKTAKRLEVLGINSVHDLQTFPIKTLEMELGISAAQRIQKLSFGEDSSPVTPSGPPQSFSEEDTFKKCSSEAEAKTKIEELLSSLLNRVCHDGRKPHTIRLVIRRYSPKHCNRESRQCPIPSHVIQKLGTGNYDAVTPLVDILMKLFRNMVNVKLPFHLTLLSVCFCNLKALSAAKKGPMDFYLTSSLSTTAHSGKRSFKVKDTHNDDVYKEKEANWERLPSRRIESSRAGKSPSDAPCVSKDRDTSDFPLPALPEGVDHEVFKQLPADIQEEILSVKSGENLQEKGSLSCALHASRGVLSFFSSKQMQAASLSPRDTMFTGKQVSAVSPCEPGTSGLSTSTSHPPCGKDCSYYIDNRLKDERMSQGPRESQGFHFSNTNPTVSVFHSFPNLQSEQLFSKHRPADSPRQTVATTSHQGLGENREQDSADDRISFPPDIDPQVFYELPEEVQRELMEEWKTAGADFQSVHK
- the Poli gene encoding DNA polymerase iota isoform X4 produces the protein MDLDCFYAQVEMISNPELKDKPLGVQQKYLVVTCNYEARKLGVKKLMSVRDAKEKCPQLVLVNGEDLSRYREMSYKVTELLEEFSPVVERLGFDENFVDLTETVEKRLQQLPRDEIPSVTVSGHVYNNQAVNLHNITHVRLAVGSQIAAEMREAMYSQLELTGCAGVAPNKLLAKLVSGVFKPNQQTVLLPESCQDLIHSLNHIKEIPGIGYKTAKRLEVLGINSVHDLQTFPIKTLEMELGISAAQRIQKLSFGEDSSPVTPSGPPQSFSEEDTFKKCSSEAEAKTKIEELLSSLLNRVCHDGRKPHTIRLVIRRYSPKHCNRESRQCPIPSHVIQKLGTGNYDAVTPLVDILMKLFRNMVNVKLPFHLTLLSVCFCNLKALSAAKKGPMDFYLTSSLSTTAHSGKRSFKVKDTHNDDVYKEKEANWERLPSRRIESSRAGKSPSDAPCVSKDRDTSDFPLPALPEGVDHEVFKQLPADIQEEILSVKSGENLQEKGSLSCALHASRGVLSFFSSKQMQAASLSPRDTMFTGKQVSAVSPCEPGTSGLSTSTSHPPCGKDCSYYIDNRLKDERMSQGPRESQGFHFSNTNPTVSVFHSFPNLQSEQLFSKHRPADSPRQTVATTSHQGLGENREQDSADDRISFPPDIDPQVFYELPEEVQRELMEEWKTAGADFQSVHK
- the Poli gene encoding DNA polymerase iota isoform X2: MGVEAEEEGGPAEEEVATRAMEPLDAGAAGSSRAVFDQGVPTRISSARVIVHMDLDCFYAQVEMISNPELKDKPLGVQQKYLVVTCNYEARKLGVKKLMSVRDAKEKCPQLVLVNGEDLSRYREMSYKVTELLEEFSPVVERLGFDENFVDLTETVEKRLQQLPRDEIPSVTVSGHVYNNQAVNLHNITHVRLAVGSQIAAEMREAMYSQLELTGCAGVAPNKLLAKLVSGVFKPNQQTVLLPESCQDLIHSLNHIKEIPGIGYKTAKRLEVLGINSVHDLQTFPIKTLEMELGISAAQRIQKLSFGEDSSPVTPSGPPQSFSEEDTFKKCSSEAEAKTKIEELLSSLLNRVCHDGRKPHTIRLVIRRYSPKHCNRESRQCPIPSHVIQKLGTGNYDAVTPLVDILMKLFRNMVNVKLPFHLTLLSVCFCNLKALSAAKKGPMDFYLTSSLSTTAHSGKRSFKVKDTHNDDVYKEKEANWERLPSRRIESSRAGKSPSDAPCVSKDRDTSDFPLPALPEGVDHEVFKQLPADIQEEILSVKSGENLQEKGSLSCALHASRGVLSFFSSKQMQAASLSPRDTMFTGKQVSAVSPCEPGTSGLSTSTSHPPCGKDCSYYIDNRLKDERMSQGPRESQGFHFSNTNPTVSVFHSFPNLQSEQLFSKHRPADSPRQTVATTSHQGLGENREQDSADDRISFPPDIDPQVFYELPEEVQRELMEEWKTAGADFQSVHK